In Ascaphus truei isolate aAscTru1 chromosome 12, aAscTru1.hap1, whole genome shotgun sequence, the following are encoded in one genomic region:
- the LOC142463892 gene encoding uncharacterized protein LOC142463892 isoform X2: protein MLDTCKEPVSHDGECTVLVQHIANTDSKYGLSKIYERDSRSCGAQLFICCKCGKSFSLSRELLTHLCIYASEQPFTCTDCGQSFSLKGNFLSHQRIHTVAKCFYCTECGKQFSTKVSFLTHQRFHTGERPFTCAECGKSFSLKSNLLTHERTHTGVKPFTCAECGKSFSLKSYLLTHERTHTGVKPFTCTECGKSFSQKSTLLTHRRIHTGVKPFTCTECGKSFSQKSSLLTHHRIHTGEKPFTCTECGKSFSRENHLLEHKRIHTGEKLFTCTVCGKSFSQKSYLLIHRRIHTGEKPFTCTECEKSFSRKSYLLEHEMIHTGEKPFTCTECGKQFSGKSKLLTHQMIHTGEKPYTCTVCGKSFSQMSNLLKHEQIHSDEKPFTCTKCEKSFSRKNYLLEHEIIHTVEKLFTCTECGKQFSGKNKFLTHQMIHTGDKAFTCTVCGKGFSQMSSLLTHHRMHTGKKAFACSD from the coding sequence ATGTTGGACACGTGCAAGGAACCAGTATCACATGATGGTGAATGTACAGTTCTTGTACAGCACATAGCAAATACTGACTCCAAGTATGGGTTAAGCAAAATATATGAGAGAGATTCAAGAAGTTGCGGTGCTCAGCTTTTTATCTGTTgtaagtgtgggaaaagcttctcaCTGAGTAGGGAGCTGCTCACACACTTGTGTATTTACGCTAGTGAGCAACCCTTTACCTGTACAGACTGTGGGCAAAGTTTTTCACTGAAAGGGAACTTCCTttcacaccagaggattcacacagtggcgaaatgtttttattgtacagAGTGCGGAAAACAGTTCAGTACTAAGGTTAGCTTCCTCACACACCAAAGGtttcatacaggggagagacctttcacatgtgcagagtgtgggaaaagcttttctctGAAGAGTAACCTCCTCACACACGAGAGGACTCACACAGGggtgaaacctttcacatgtgcagagtgcgGGAAAAGCTTTTCTCTGAAGAGCTACCTCCTCACACACGAGAGGACTCACACAGGggtgaaacctttcacatgtacagagtgtgggaaaagcttttcacagaagagCACCCTTCTCACACACAGGAGGATTCACACAGGagtgaaacctttcacatgtacagagtgtgggaaaagcttttcacagaagagTAGCCTCCTCACTCACCataggattcatacaggggaaaagccattcacatgtacagagtgtgggaaaagcttttcacggGAGAACCACCTCCTCGAGCacaagaggattcacacaggggagaaacttttcacatgtacggtgtgtgggaaaagcttttcacagaagagCTACCTCCTCATACACaggaggattcacacaggggagaaacctttcacatgtacagagtgtgagaaaaGCTTTTCACGGAAGAGCTACCTCCTCGAACATGAgatgattcacacaggggagaaaccgttcacatgtacagagtgtgggaaacaattcagtggaAAGAGCAAACTCCTtacacaccagatgattcatacaggggagaaaccgtacacatgtacagtgtgtgggaaaagcttttcacagatGAGCAACCTTCTCAAACACGAGCAGATTCATTCAGacgagaaacctttcacatgtacaaagTGTGAGAAAAGCTTTTCACGGAAGAACTACCTCCTTGAACATGAGATTATTCACACAGTGGAGAAACTGTTCACATGTactgagtgtgggaaacaattcagtggaAAGAACAAGTTCCTcacacaccagatgattcatacaggggacaaagctttcacatgtacagtgtgtggaaaAGGCTTTTCACAGATGAGCAGCCTCCTCACACACCACAGAATGCATACAGGTAAGAAAGCGTTTGCTTGTTCAGACTAG